AATGCCTGATGCCTGGTGTACATCTTTATTGCATCCTCACAAGAGCTGAGCTCCTGCTGTTAGGAAGTGAGCCCAGAGCTGGAGCCAACCTTGCCTTATTGATTTGGTCTTCTTTTCAGAAGGTGCTCAGCTATAGCCTGATGCCTGCTGTTTGAAGCCCAATAGATACagtaaaaagaacaagaaagagaagtGATATTGTGAGGGAACTTGCCACCATCCTGGCCTGAGAGAGGATAGGAGGGGCGGTTTTGTGGTGCGGTTAACAAAGTGAGCACAAGTGCAAGATGTGGGAGATGGGGGCCTTCAGCCACCCAGCTGTGGGGGATATCAGATGAGGGGGGGGCACTGAGGGCTTCTTGGTCTGCCACAAGGGGGGCTGAATTTCCTGGAcaagaaaacaggaaaggaagtgagcttccatttcttctcaGCAAGGGTGAAATACCACCTGGTTTCACAGGGGTAATGGGGGAGGTATGGGGAGCAAGGAGAAAGTATTTTTGCTTCAGTGGTAGGAGGCCAGCTGCTACAGTTCAGCATCACACCTCATTACTGTTTGTGGTGGCCCGATTTCCCACCACCCTGGGAGAACACAGGATGAGGGGCACAGGAAACTGGACACACTACCAACTGTGTTCTTCACACAGGCCACAAGCCCTTGTGTGAGTTTGGGGTTAATCTGAAGTGTCTTATTTGTTTATGGGTGATTTTCCACTATGGTGGACTCCAAGAGGGCAGgaatggcaatttttaaaaaaataacttaactTGTTCAGACCTGCTCTCTACAAGCTTGGGAGATTATGACACCTTTTAAACTGTGTACTCTGAGCTGTGCAATAGCAGTGGTGCATGAGAAATGTTAGcaaaagttctgaaaaaaaaacacaatgtttTACAAAAAAGATCACAGTGTAACCTACTAGTGCTTCTAGGCAATTGCCACAATTCCAGGCAATTCTGGTAAGGGATGGTATCTTTTTTCAAGCTGTCGTTTTAGACCAGATTTCCTGAGAAATAGACTCTGATCCTCATTCAACAATATTCTTGGGAGCAATAGTTCTGAGAGCATCAGCCAGTggtcatcacaacaagtgcactccttaattctcatcactatttagcccatcccctcacctacctcccctctgggtACCTTCAGTTTGTTCCTTTTGGTCATGAGTCTCTTCCCccctttgtctgtctgtctgtctctctgtttttgcttgttgttttatttcttaaagtgtttatgtatacaatggaatattactcagccattaaaaacgacaaatacccaccattttcttcgacgtggatggaactggagggtattatgctgagtgaaataagtcaatcggagaaggacaaatattatatggtctcattcatttggggaatagaaaaaatggtgacagggaataaaggggaaaggagaaaaaatgagtgggaaatatcagaaagggagacagaacatgagagactcctaactccaggaaatgaactaggggtgggggatggggcggTGGGCGGgagagggggtgactgggtgacaggcactgagggagccACTtcatggaatgagcactgggtgttattctgtatgttggcaatttgaacaccaataaaaaataaatttacaaaaaaaaaagtgtgggcaACGGAGGTGGAGGGTGTGGGAACTGGATGGGAACTGTTTCCTAGGCAAAGAATGGCCCCTTAACTCTGTGGAGCAGGAAGGGTTTCTGGGCCCTGGGAGACAGCTGAGACTCACATATGTATCTgtgtttccttcctccttctctacaGAGTGTCCAAGTCAAGAGATGGACATTGTCTTCCTGATTGATGGTTCTGGCAGCATTTATGAAAGTAGCTTCAAGCAGATGAAGGACTTTGTGAGGGCTTTGATGGGACATTTTGAGGGCACCAACACCCTGGTGAAGACTGGGTCCCTGAGGCCTGGGGAGTGGGGTGCGAGTGAGAGTTGCCTTGGGGAAGGCCAACCTAGGAGGAGGCCTGGTATTGCTAGGCGTTGGTCCAGTGGACCTGTGCCATGGTGGGGCTAAGTGTCCTATTGCAGGGCTGATTTGAGCCCTGACCTGAGGAAATTCCCCCATGGAAATTAACATGTCCACACATGGCCTAGGAAATACACTTTTTTACTATTTACAAGCATGGAAACAAATATTTTGCTGTCAAATTAGACTGAAGGTGACTTGGCCAAATAATTAATGATTTCTTTATTATGTTTTCCATGTAACTCAtgatttatcttattattttatttcccagtAATTAGTGTATAGTGTGCAGAAATTCTTGAAAAGTGAGGAAATACAGCCCACAAGTTATTatgaaattttctaaaaatccaAGTTTAAGAATATTGAGGTTGGCAAGGTTATTCCTTGCAAACTATGAAAGAAGCattgtttggttttgattttctaGTGTTCTTTTGGGGCCAAACTTCTCCTGGGTTTTAGCCTCAAAAACACATGGGAAATGGTTTATAAATCCAAAGTTAttccaagataaaaagcttaCTAAAGAATAACTcctgggaaaacaaaaaaagaataactccTGAGCCCCAGGGCCTTTCTCTTGTCCTTTGCAGTTCTCACTGATACAGTACTCCCACCTCCTGAAGATCCACTTCACCTTCACGCAATTCCAGAACAGCTGGAACCCTCTGAGCCTAGTGGATCCCATTGTACAGCTGAAAGGCCTGACATATACAGCCACAGGCATCCGGAAAGTGGTGTAAGTTCCGCCTTCTGCCTCATGTGGGTATGCCACACCACTTCCTCATGCTGGTGTGCACAGTCCTTCTCCAGGGTTGGTAACTCTGGGGAAAGGGGCTCAAAAGGGAAATAAGGGAGCTGTAGGTGGGGACATCCTTGGAGTGTTCCCCCAATATAGGAACGTTCTGCAGTGTTTCTCTTTGCCTGGCCTTGGATGGCTGGAGcttggttccacctgggcatccaGAGACTTGGGCTTTGATTCAGACACATCCGAGTTCTCATTCTGGCCCCCCACCGGTGACCTGGGGAATCCTGGGAGGTACTGACTCTTTCTTTGTCTCAACAAACTCTCAAATGAGGATAAACTTACAACTTGGTTGTAAAGATGAAAGCAGATAACATTCATGCAATGCCTCTGCACAAGAAGTGTTAGCTAAGTGTTTGACATTTTATCCAGAGAAGCGTGCACCCCCTTTTTACCTCCCTGGCAGAGACTTGGGAATTGTTGCTAAGCGTCTTCTTtgtgcctctctccccacccactcTACCCACACGTTCCTCCTCCATGTGAGTTTTCTGCATTAACTGGGTGCTTATCATGTACTTGTCTAGCAATGGGTGCTAGGCCATCCAGGAAGGAATAAGTTATTGGTGTGGCCAGAACAGAAGAGGTGTCTCTCATGGGAAATGACTGGGCTGGAAGTCTGGGATCTCCAGCCTCCTGAGTGCCTCCCTAGGGGTGGTGTTGGAGAAGTGCTGAACAAGGGATGCTCCTGCCAGATGTACCCTCTCTATTTCTGGGTGGCTTTTCTGCTTTGAACACTGACCTCATGGGACTGGACAATCAAGAGGAATGCCTCTGTCTCTTGAGTTGAAAGTCACACAGGAGTGGCATCCCTTCCTAGCCCTCGGAGCTCCTGTCAGTGGTGGGTGGTGGTGTGGTTCTCATCAACACCCATCCTGCTCCCGTCACCCAGAACAGCAGGTTCTTCACTCCCCAAGGCCAAGCCCATCTCAGGGGCTCTCTGCCAATGACTATTTTTTGTTCATCTTATTTTTAGAAGTtgcaaaaaagataaatattcaaTAATCTTTAggccatttttggaaaaaaaaagtattagagtTACTCTACCAATCACTTCACAGTATTTTAGCAAAAAAGGATTagtacaaatgaataaacaaatcccTCCAGTAAAATACAGGgtcatttttatctttgtctttaTTCAGACATATTTCATATAGTCACATTGTTGGCAGAAACTAGTTTcatcctgcctttctttctttttttttcatgtgttataTAAACCTATGCCATGTTGCTCTATTGTTTCCCTTTGAAATGGCTGTGTACTTTCTCACTAAGCAACTAATTTGCTAAACCTTTCCTGATGTTGGATGTTTAGGTTGTTTAATCATTGTAACAGCTACCTAACATAGAATTAATGCTTACCGGTAGGCCATTCACTGTTTTAAAAAAGCTttactttggggtgcctgggcaggtcagtccattaagtgttcaactcttatttctactcaggtcatgatcttaaggtcctgaCATTGAGCCATGTGTGTGgctctgcgctgagtgtggagactgcttgagatcCCTATTCACACCTCACCCAAAATTGTGAATATAATAGAAGGGTTGAGGCAATTTCCTAACATGGCTTACAGAGTCTGAAAGTACCAGAGCTCCCCAGTGTCTCCAGATGAGTTTCTAGAGCTATTTATTCCTTTCCAGAAACAATTTCATCTCCAGAGAATCATCTCCTTTTCATCCCTTACAGGGAGGAACTGTTTCATAGTAAGAATGGGGCCCGTAAAAGTGCCAAGAAGATCCTCATTGTCATCACAGATGGGCAGAAATACAAAGACCCCCTGGAGTACAGCGACGTCATCCCCCAGGCAGAGAGAGCTGGCATCATCCGCTATGCCATTGGGGTATGTCCTCTTCCTCATGTCTCCCTCGGACTCAGGCTGCACCTCACCAGGGAAGAAAGGCTGGCGGGCTCCTCCTCAGTGGCCTCTCTGCCACAGGTGGGAGATGCTTTCTGGAAACCCAGTGCCAAGCAGGAGCTGGACAACATTGGCTCAGAGCCGGCTCAGGACCATGTGTTCAGGGTGGACAACTTTGCAGCACTCAGCAGCATCCAGGAGCAGCTGCAGGAGAAGATCTTTGCACTCGAAGGTAAAGGCAGGGTGCGCTTGGGTCTTGGAATTGAAAGGTTCCAGACCCCGTTGTCCTCGCAATTCTGTGGGTCCATCCCTAGTCACAGCTCACCCAAAATTGTGCCCCAGACCTGAGCTTCAGATTCATTCTTCTCCTGCTCTGAGTCCTTGTGGTCTCCTGGCCCCCACTGCCTGAGTGACCTGTTTCCCTACAGGAACCCAGTCGACGACAAGTAGCTCTTTCCAACATGAGATGTCACAAGAAGGCTTCAGTTCAGTACTCACAATGGTAGGTGGAGCACATACCTGACACCGGGCACCAATCCTGAGCCAGCCCTGTGCTGGGAGCTGGGAACCAAAAGTAAAGAAGATAACGGATTCTGTCTTCAAGGTCACTGTCTGTTTGGAGAGACACATATAGGCAGTGAATGGAGGTACTAGGAGCACAGCAGAGAACGGATAGTCAAGGTTCTTGTTCTCATAGGCACATATCCAGTGGGAGGAGACAACAAAAATCTTCAGATGTTGCTAGGTGTCAGGAGAGGTGATCAGAGGAGACCTGAGGAGTGACAACTGAGGCGTAAAGATGAGAAAAGGTTACCCTGGCAAAATCTGGAAGAGATTGCCCCAGGTAGAGAAcaaagcaagtgcaaaggtcctgaggcatgAACAAGGTTACTGTACTAGAGAGATAGATGGGCCAGCACAGCTGGAACAGAGTGAGTGATGGAGGTGGAAAGATGGGAAAGGCTGATCATGCAGGTGAAAGAAATGGCAATATAGCGTGACTTGTGTGAAAGTAGATGTGTGTTGAAACTATCCAGAAGGGTTTGCTTCAAAGTAATTTTGGGGGTGGTTTAATGggacacagaaataaaacaaaattggtCATGAATTGATTTTGAAGCTAGGTCATTGGTATTTAGGAATTCATTATGATCTTCTTATTTCTTTGGTATATGTTCTCAATTATCAGTAATCAAAAgcttaaaagggaaataaagtatGCTGAGAAGCAAATGCCTATCACTCCCTGTGGGAGCCAAAGAAGACCTCCCAGAGGAGGTGAGGTTGAGCTTGACTCTTCCCAAGGGAGGAGCTGAGTCCCATAAAGATAGAAGAGAGAGGTGTCGAGGTCAATTGCTTCATGTGTTTAAAACATCGGGTAACTCCACAGGTTTCACAGGGTAGGACAGCCCTAGATGCCATCCTCAGGGGCTTGGTGACTGAGAGTCCTCCTGTTTTGCCAACAGAGTGGTGGCTATACGTTTGGTTCAGAGGAAACCTAACCTGGGACACTAAGGATGGAGTAGAGAAGAGCAAACTGGGagggcagaaagggaggtgggtgaggagagATGGGACTTGTAGGAACAATGGCACTGGGGATGGACTGAGAGACATTAGGAGTGCGGGACACTGAAGCTGCTGAAGAGCActaaggagggagaaagagaattggAAATAATGAGCAGAGTCTGTGGCAGGCCTTGCTTTGGAATAGGCATTGGCTTCTTTTGGCTCAGGCCTGCTCAGCCCTGGAATCCTTTCCTCCCAGGATGGACCAGTTCTGGGGGCTGTGGGGAGCTTCAGCTGGTCTGGAGGTGCCTTCCTGTACCCCCCAAAGACGAGCCCCACTTTCATCAACATGTCTCAAGAGAATGTGGACATGAGGGACTCTTACCTGGGTGAGAACAGGCCATGGTTGGGGGCACAGGTGGGAGATGGGCTGCCTGTGGGGCAGGAGCTCAGGGGGTGGGTAGGAAGCCTTTGTGCTGAGGCCTGCCCTCCTCAGGTTACTCCACTGAGCTGGCCTTTTGGAAGGGAGtacagagcctgatcctgggggcccCCCGCCATCAGCACACCGGGAAGGTTGTCATCTTCACTCAGGCATCCGAGCAATGGAGGCCGAAGGCTGAAGTCTCAGGGACCCAGGTTGGGTGTCGAGGAAGCCAGAGCAGAACATGAGGGTGGCAGCATCTCTAAGGGCCCAGAGGAAGGAGATGAAGGGCCTTGGGGGCCCAACGAGGAAGGCCCTGGTGGCTGGGGGGAAGTGGGACCTGTCCCAGAGGGTGTACCTGTGGCAGGAACAGGCAAGGTGACTTCAGGCTCTGCCCTGCAGATTGGCTCTTACTTTGGGGCCTCCCTCTGCACAGTGGATGTGGATAGAGATGGCAACACTGACCTCGTCCTCATCGGGGCTCCCCATTACTACAAGCCGACCCAGGGGGGCCAGGTGTCTGTGTGCCCCTTGCCCCAGGGGGTGAGTGTCTGATGAGTCTGGGCTGAGTGGGGCCTTGGGTGTGGGGTAGAGGGATGACCTCGGTTGGGACCTGACACTGGTTTTGTCCTGCAGAGGGCGAAGTGGCAGTGTGAGGTCATTCTCCGTGGGGAGCAGGGCCACCCCTGGGGCCGTTTTGGGGCGGCCCTGACACTGCTGGGGGATGTGAATGGGGACAAGCTGACAGATGTGGCCATTGGAGCACCAGGAGAGCAGGAGAACCGAGGTGCTGTCTACCTATTTCATGGAACCTCAGGACTGGGCATCAGCCCCTCCCACAGCCAGGTGAGGCCACTACCTGCAGCCTCTTCAGTTCTACCTCCTTTTGCAGGTGTCAGATTTGCCTGGTGCTGTGCCTTGTCACTGACCTTAGCAGTAGCCATGCTCCTTTTGGGGGTTTAGTGCCCTGAGTGTCACCGGGCCCACCCAGTGCCAattatctttcctttctcctttggctCCAAACAGACTTCATTCTGTTGTGGGCAGCTTAGTGGTTAAGGGATTGCAGGCCCTGGGTCAAATGCCTGGCCAGCCACGTCAGCTCTGTGGCCTTAGGTGACTGATTTAGCCTCTGTGAGTCTTAGTTTCCTCCTATGAAACAGTAGATGAAAAACTCCATAGGTTCTTGTAAAGCCGGCTGAGTGGAGTGCTAAGCCTTCTGTTCATCGGATGTTTATGAGGGAACATACAAATGATGAGTAAATGAACTATTATATTTCTATggtgacactttttttttcaattttattgattgattgattgattgatgttaatccactttattatttttattttttataataaacttatttttattggtgttcaatttgccaacctacaaataacacccagtgctcatcctgtctaGTGCCCCTCTCAATGCCCGCCACccagtctcccccaccccccaccgtcctcccattccaccatccctagttcgtttcccagagctaggagtctttcgtgttctgtctccctttctgatatttcccacttattttttctcctttcccctttattccctttcactattttttatattccccaaatgtgagaccatataatgtttgtccttctccgattgacttatttcactcagcataatactctccagttccatccacgttgaaacaaatggtgggtatttgtcgtatctaatggctgagtaatattccattgtgtacatagaccacatcttctttatccattcatcttttgatggacaccgaggctccttccacagtttggctattgtggccattgctgctagaaacatcggggtgcaggtgtcccggcgtttcattgcatctgtatctttggggtaaatccccagcaatgcaattgctgggtcattgggcaggtctatttttactctttgaggaacttccacacagttttccagagtggctgcaccagttcacattcccaccaacagtgtatgagggttcccttttctccgcatcctctccaacatttgtggtttcctgccttgttaattttccccattctcactggtgtgaggtggtatctcattgtggttttgatttgtatttccctgatggcaagtgatgcagagcattttctcatgtgcttgttggccatgtctatgtcttcctctgtgacatttctcttcatgtcttttgcccatataagattggattgtttgtttctttggtgttaagtttaataagttctttatagatcttggaaactagccctttatctgatacgtcatttgcaaatatcttctcccattctgtaggttgtcttttagttttgttgactgtatcctttgctgtgcaaaagcttcttatcttgatgaagtcccaatagttcatttttgcttttgtttcccttgccttcatggacatatcttgcaagaagttgctgtggccaagttcaaaaagggtgttgcctgtgttcttctctaggattttgatggatttttgtctcacgtttagatctttcatccattttgagtttatctttgtgtctggtgtaagagagtggtctactttcattcttctgcatgtggatgtccaattttcccagcaccatttattgaaaagactgtctttcttccagtggatagtctttcctcctttgtcgaatttCATTCCTACCCTCTCATCTGTCCTTTTCAATATTTCTGGTCAGATCTGCCATGGCTGCAGTCTCCTTCAAAATCTTTCTTGTCAAACCTGGCAAATGACCTCCCCTTGACTTccacttctcctttccctctctggcCAGCGGATTGCAGGCTCCCAGCTCTCCCCTACACTCCAGTACTTTGGGCAGTCGCTGAGTGGGGGTCAGGACCTCACCCACGATGGACTGGTGGACCTGGCTGTGGGGGCCCAGGGACAGGTGCTGCTGCTCAGGTGACAACTCCCCACATCCCACCCTTGCCCACTGTGTGTCCAATTCAGCAAGCTGCCCCCTACCTTCTGCTCACTGAGTTCAGAGTTGGGGCCTCAGCCCCTGCATGCACCCTCAGGAGTCAGCCGGTGTTGAATGTGGGAGTGACCATGAGATTCTCGCCCTCGGAGGTGGCAAAGGCTGTGCACCAGTGCTGGGAAGAGGTGCCCTCCGCCCTGGAAGCTGGGAATGCCACAGTCTGTTTCACTATCCAGAAAAGCTCACTGGACCAGCTAGGTGAGTCTCTTCCCATGGGACACAGCCCCTTACTCCCTGAGAGAACCCCACCCCTATCCTCAGGAGAGAGTGGGCCTAGGAATCCAGATGCCACCTCTACATCCATGCAGCTGCTGGCATTGGGAACCTGGGTcccttctctcccccactccccataCCCAGTCCAGTCGCTCTATCTGTAGGATACATCTGGAGTCTGCCCACTTCTCTCCACCAGCCCTAGCCACTTGCTGCCTTGAGGCCACCACTTCTCTATCCTACCTGTACTTTGAGCTGTTTCCATGTCTGTTCTTGCACCCTCCCACCCTTTCTCCACAGAGAAACTAGAGGGATTGATCCTAAAGCAGAGATCTAGCGTCCTCACTTGCCTGTTTAACACCTTCAGGACCATATTTCTCTATCTTCCTTTCCACATCTATCCGAGCACCCAACACAGCTCTGGCCCATAGGAAGTGCTCAGCAAATAATTGTTACatgataaacaaaaacagaacatcCGAGGTTCTCTTGGGCTTTTCATCTTCTGTTCCCCTGTTGTGCTTCAGGTGATGTGCAAAGCTCTGTCAGGTATGATCTGGCATTAGACCCAGGCCGTCTGATTTCTCGTGCCATTTTTGATGAGACCAAGAACTGGACTTTGACTCGAAGAAAAACCCTGGGGACGGGAGATTACTGTGAAACCATTAAGCTGCTTTTACCAGTAAGGGCTTTGGGATctgggaaagggagggggagaaggagccCAAGGTGAGCTTCTGGCATCTCTGCTCCCTGTTGAGTGAGGTGAGAAGGGGGACGAGACTGGGGGCTGGAGAGAGGAAAGTTGCGGCCAAAGAGCCTGGCCCCACAGCTTGGACAGAATGCCGTCCAGACAGCAGGAAATGGATGCAGTTGAGGAGATGGGCCAGTGGTGGAAAGTAGGAAGGATCTTGAGGTTCTTGAAAGCTCATTTTCCCTCAGGACTGTGTGGAGGACGTGGTGAGTCCCATCACCCTACGCCTCAACTTCTCCTTGGTTGGGGAGCCCATCCCCTCAGCTCAGAACCTTCGCCCTGTGCTGGCTGTGGGCTCACAGGACCCCTTCACTGCCTCTGTGAGTCTTCCAATGAATTCCCCAGGGATGTACTGACTTCACTGTGTCTCAGTGTGCTTAAGGACCTGTTGTGGTTCTCAGCTTCCCATCAACCACTTCAAGTCCGTGATGCCTCCACCCAGTCACCAAAGCCCTGCCGAGCTTGGACCCTTACACACATCCCAGCTGGTCACCACTTTACCTCCACAAAAACTCTCTGATTCTCATTCTCCAAATCCTTCCCAGCTTTTCTCATTCCCACCTTTGTGCCTTTGTCCATGTGTCTTCAACTTGGGAAACATTTCCTTCACTCCACTCAAAGTTCCTCTGTAGTCCTCAAAGCCCCAGTCTTATCTCCCTCTCTTTTGAAAATCACATTCAGCATCTGTCACTTCTTCTCTGGCTTCCTATTACATCATGGTGATACTAATTATTACATGCCTGGCATCTACTTTTGTGGCTCTCCTGAAACTGTGTGTTCTGTGAGTACAAGAA
This genomic window from Canis aureus isolate CA01 chromosome 8, VMU_Caureus_v.1.0, whole genome shotgun sequence contains:
- the LOC144319401 gene encoding integrin alpha-D-like isoform X3 codes for the protein MRCSTMAFRIMLLLCVLASYHGFNLDVEEPMVFQEDGAGFGQSVAQLGGSRLVVGAPLEVVAVNQTGRLYDCVAATGLCQPIPLHTPPDAVNMSLGLSLSAAASRPWLLACGPTMHRACGENMYAEGFCLLLDSHLQTIWTVPAALPECPSQEMDIVFLIDGSGSIYESSFKQMKDFVRALMGHFEGTNTLFSLIQYSHLLKIHFTFTQFQNSWNPLSLVDPIVQLKGLTYTATGIRKVVEELFHSKNGARKSAKKILIVITDGQKYKDPLEYSDVIPQAERAGIIRYAIGVGDAFWKPSAKQELDNIGSEPAQDHVFRVDNFAALSSIQEQLQEKIFALEGTQSTTSSSFQHEMSQEGFSSVLTMDGPVLGAVGSFSWSGGAFLYPPKTSPTFINMSQENVDMRDSYLGYSTELAFWKGVQSLILGAPRHQHTGKVVIFTQASEQWRPKAEVSGTQIGSYFGASLCTVDVDRDGNTDLVLIGAPHYYKPTQGGQVSVCPLPQGRAKWQCEVILRGEQGHPWGRFGAALTLLGDVNGDKLTDVAIGAPGEQENRGAVYLFHGTSGLGISPSHSQRIAGSQLSPTLQYFGQSLSGGQDLTHDGLVDLAVGAQGQVLLLRSQPVLNVGVTMRFSPSEVAKAVHQCWEEVPSALEAGNATVCFTIQKSSLDQLGDVQSSVRYDLALDPGRLISRAIFDETKNWTLTRRKTLGTGDYCETIKLLLPDCVEDVVSPITLRLNFSLVGEPIPSAQNLRPVLAVGSQDPFTASLPFEKNCGQDHFCEGDLSVNLSFSSLQTLVVGSSLELNVTVTVWNEGEDSYRTVIHFYYPAGLSYRRVLGTQQPHQRPLRLACEAVPTGNEGLRSSSCSINHPIFHEGTKGIFIVTFDVSYKATLGNKLLLRANASSENNKPSTSKTTSQLELPVKYAVYMVISRQEDSTKYFNFSTSDEKSKKEAEHRYRVNNLSQRDVVISINVWVPILLNGVAVWDVALLDHSQSLTCVSEREPPQDPDFLTQIPGSLVLNCSIADCLKIHCDLPSFGIQEELEFTLKGNLNFGWVSQTLQKKVLVVSVAEITFNRSVYSQLPGQEAFLRAQMETVLEKYEVYNPIPIIAGSSVGGLLLLALITAILYKVGFFKRQYKEMMAEANGQIAPENGTSDPQVAQ